One window of Micropterus dolomieu isolate WLL.071019.BEF.003 ecotype Adirondacks linkage group LG13, ASM2129224v1, whole genome shotgun sequence genomic DNA carries:
- the LOC123981441 gene encoding E3 ubiquitin-protein ligase UHRF2-like isoform X1, with the protein MWIQVRTIDGKETRTVEDLSRLTKIESLRLKIQDIFNVSPPQQRLFYRGKQMEDGQTLFDYNVGLNDIVQLLIRSQTDSPDSPAAKDSSGVPCSSAPPPDFRSESHSSPAPASPAAMETSTNIDNDSSSVTTSTVKETKPDTSATSNSASTKNGFKSSSPARDTQPPTSSRNTLADPGVGVYKINELVDCRDVSIGAWFEACIENVTRAPKGQITPTKGKVGRPPKRTNGKLEAEQGQALGQGQTTDSNRNNVVLSSESNGASTSQTDSTAATETKEREEDVIYHIKYDDYPENGVVEIRPVDVRPRARTLLRWDQLQVGMHVMVNYNMETPDERGFWFDAEIQTINQTSRTNKELRVKILLGGPGDIIGDCKVHFLDEIYQVEKPGARALSAADGQFKRKSGPECKHCKADPDAECRFCSCCVCGGKQDAHMQLLCDECNMAFHIYCLNPPLATIPDDEDWYCPTCKNDTSEVVKAGEKLKASKKKAKMPSATTESQRDWGKGMACVGRTKECTIVPSNHYGPIPGIPVGTTWKFRVQVSEAGVHRPHVGGIHGRSNDGSYSLVLAGGFEDEVDRGDEFTYTGSGGRDLSGNKRIGEHSFDQTLTHMNRALALNCDAPLNDKDGAESRNWRAGKPVRVVRSSKGRRISKYAPEEGNRYDGIYKVVKYWPEIGKCGYLVWRYLLRRDDLEPAPWTPEGLERIQKLGLAVQYPPGYLAAMANKTKKEACARPGRGGRSKHYPGRGRPRRQRKIKEKEENDEEEEDEQQMASVEDEEEPQSNGEQKTTRDSESSPPAEPPSKRVKIEETFHLSEQQQQLIREDTANKKLWDEAMENLKEGPEEKGLWRNIRNAPFCLCLLEPSCLIDSSWQAATVPKGNKRQLKFPAQNGADLHVCVLPGAGLPTHHHRLLTQCLQDLSAAVVPGKGVHLPRLPSRLGERLRHDPKRDASDAARPVLSRLQQGPMRSKSHL; encoded by the exons ATGTGGATCCAGGTTCGTACGATAGACGGGAAGGAGACGCGAACCGTGGAGGATCTTTCTAGATTGACCAAAATTGAGTCTTTACGGTTGAAAATACAGGACATCTTCAATGTAAGCCCACCCCAGCAGCGCCTCTTCTACCGAGGGAAGCAG ATGGAAGATGGCCAAACACTGTTTGATTATAACGTGGGTCTCAATGACATCGTCCAGCTGCTGATTCGCTCACAGACAGACTCTCCAGACAGCCCCGCCGCCAAGGACTCCTCTGGTGTTCCCTGTAGTTCAGCTCCCCCCCCTGACTTCAGGTCAGAAAGCCACAGTTCCCCAGCTCCGGCCTCCCCCGCTGCTATGGAAACCTCCACAAATATAGACAATGACAGCAGCAGTGTCACTACCAGCACTGTTAAAGAAACCAAGCCGGACACCAGCGCTACCAGTAACTCAGCCAGTACCAAAAATGGGTTCAAGTCCTCCAGTCCGGCGCGGGACACCCAGCCCCCCACATCCAGCAGAAACACACTAGCTGACCCAGGAGTTGGTGTGTACAAG ATTAACGAGTTGGTGGACTGCAGAGACGTCAGCATTGGTGCCTGGTTTGAGGCCTGCATCGAAAATGTGACACGCGCTCCCAAAGGACAGATAACGCCCACCAAGGGCAAGGTGGGCCGGCCCCCAAAAAGGACTAATGGAAAGCTGGAGGCCGAGCAGGGACAGGCCCTCGGCCAGGGCCAAACCACAGACAGTAACAGGAATAATGTTGTGTTAAGCTCTGAGAGTAATGGAGCCTCCACCTCTCAGACAGActctacagcagctacagagactaaggagagagaagaggatgTAATTTACCACATTAAATATGACGA TTACCCAGAAAACGGTGTGGTGGAGATAAGACCAGTGGATGTGCGGCCACGTGCCAGGACCCTGCTGCGGTGGGACCAGCTCCAGGTGGGCATGCATGTGATGGTCAACTACAATATGGAGACACCAGATGAGAGGGGTTTCTGGTTCGATGCAGAGATCCAGACCATCAACCAAACCTCCCGCACCAACAAGGAGCTCCGAGTCAAGATCCTCCTGGG GGGTCCTGGAGATATAATAGGGGATTGTAAAGTTCACTTTCTGGATGAAATCTACCAGGTGGAGAAACCAGGAGCTCGTGCACTCTCAGCTGCAGATGGACAATTTAAAC GGAAAAGCGGGCCGGAGTGTAAGCACTGCAAGGCTGACCCTGACGCCGAGTGTCGCTTCTgctcctgctgtgtgtgtggtgggaaGCAGGATGCTCACATGCAACTGCTGTGTGATGAGTGTAACATGGCGTTCCACATCTACTGCCTCAACCCGCCGCTGGCCACCATCCCGGATGACGAGGACTG GTACTGTCCCACCTGTAAGAACGACACCAGTGAGGTTGTTAAGGCAGGAGAGAAGCTCAAAGCCAGCAAGAAGAAAGCCAAGATGCCTTCGGCAACAACTGAGAGCCAAAGGGACTGGGGAAAG GGTATGGCCTGTGTGGGGCGTACCAAAGAGTGCACAATTGTTCCTTCGAACCACTATGGACCCATACCTGGTATTCCTGTTGGAACCACCTGGAAATTCAGAGTTCAG GTGAGTGAGGCAGGTGTTCACAGGCCGCATGTCGGTGGTATCCACGGGCGCAGTAACGATGGCTCCTATTCGCTGGTGTTGGCTGGGGGCTTTGAGGATGAAGTG GACCGGGGAGATGAATTCACCTACACAGGCAGCGGGGGTCGTGACCTCTCGGGGAACAAACGGATTGGAGAACACTCTTTTGACCAGACGCTGACACACATGAACAG GGCGTTGGCCTTAAACTGCGATGCACCTCTGAATGACAAAGACGGGGCTGAGTCGAGGAACTGGCGGGCAGGAAAGCCAGTCAGAGTGGTGCGCAGCTCCAAAGGTCGACGCATCAGCAAATACGCTCCTGAGGAGGGAAACCGCTACGATGGTATTTATAAG GTGGTAAAGTACTGGCCAGAGATTGGAAAGTGTGGTTACCTGGTTTGGCGGTACCTGCTGAGACGGGACGATTTGGAACCAGCACCATGGACACCTGAAGGACTGGAGAGGATCCAAAAACTGGGGCTTGCTGTTCAG TACCCACCAGGCTACTTGGCTGCCATGGCTAACAAAACAAAGAAGGAGGCCTGCGCCAGACCAGGCCGCGGCGGCCGGAGTAAGCACTATCCTGGGAGGGGGAGGCCGCGGAGACAACGCAAGatcaaagagaaagaggagaatgacgaggaagaggaggacgaacAGCAGATGGCCAGTgtggaggatgaagaggagccACAGAGTAATGGAGAGCAGAAGACAACCAGAGATAGTG AGTCATCACCACCGGCGGAGCCGCCTTCTAAACGGGTGAAGATAGAGGAGACCTTCcatctgtcagagcagcagcagcagttgatCCGAGAGGACACGGCCAACAAGAAACTCTGGGATGAAGCCATGGAAAACCTTAAAGAGGGACCG GAAGAAAAGGGTCTTTGGAGAAATATCAGAAATGCTCCTTTTTGTCTCTGCCTGCTGGAGCCATcttgtttgattgacagcagctgGCAGGCTGCCACAGTGCCGAAAGGGAACAAGAGACAGCTAA aatttcctgcgcaaaatggaGCAGAtcttcatgtgtgtgtgctgccagGAGCTGGCCTTCCAACCCATCACCACCGTCTGCTCACACAATGTCTGCAAG ACTTGTCTGCAGCGGTCGTTCCGGGCAAAGGTGTACACCTGCCCCGCCTGCCGTCACGACTTGGGGAAAGATTACGTCATGACCCAAAACGTGACGCTTCAGATGCTGCTCGACCAGTTCTTTCCCGGCTACAGCAAGGGCCGATGAGGTCAAAATCACATTTATAA
- the LOC123981441 gene encoding E3 ubiquitin-protein ligase UHRF2-like isoform X2, translating to MWIQVRTIDGKETRTVEDLSRLTKIESLRLKIQDIFNVSPPQQRLFYRGKQMEDGQTLFDYNVGLNDIVQLLIRSQTDSPDSPAAKDSSGVPCSSAPPPDFRSESHSSPAPASPAAMETSTNIDNDSSSVTTSTVKETKPDTSATSNSASTKNGFKSSSPARDTQPPTSSRNTLADPGVGVYKINELVDCRDVSIGAWFEACIENVTRAPKGQITPTKGKVGRPPKRTNGKLEAEQGQALGQGQTTDSNRNNVVLSSESNGASTSQTDSTAATETKEREEDVIYHIKYDDYPENGVVEIRPVDVRPRARTLLRWDQLQVGMHVMVNYNMETPDERGFWFDAEIQTINQTSRTNKELRVKILLGGPGDIIGDCKVHFLDEIYQVEKPGARALSAADGQFKRKSGPECKHCKADPDAECRFCSCCVCGGKQDAHMQLLCDECNMAFHIYCLNPPLATIPDDEDWYCPTCKNDTSEVVKAGEKLKASKKKAKMPSATTESQRDWGKGMACVGRTKECTIVPSNHYGPIPGIPVGTTWKFRVQVSEAGVHRPHVGGIHGRSNDGSYSLVLAGGFEDEVDRGDEFTYTGSGGRDLSGNKRIGEHSFDQTLTHMNRALALNCDAPLNDKDGAESRNWRAGKPVRVVRSSKGRRISKYAPEEGNRYDGIYKVVKYWPEIGKCGYLVWRYLLRRDDLEPAPWTPEGLERIQKLGLAVQYPPGYLAAMANKTKKEACARPGRGGRSKHYPGRGRPRRQRKIKEKEENDEEEEDEQQMASVEDEEEPQSNGEQKTTRDSESSPPAEPPSKRVKIEETFHLSEQQQQLIREDTANKKLWDEAMENLKEGPNFLRKMEQIFMCVCCQELAFQPITTVCSHNVCKTCLQRSFRAKVYTCPACRHDLGKDYVMTQNVTLQMLLDQFFPGYSKGR from the exons ATGTGGATCCAGGTTCGTACGATAGACGGGAAGGAGACGCGAACCGTGGAGGATCTTTCTAGATTGACCAAAATTGAGTCTTTACGGTTGAAAATACAGGACATCTTCAATGTAAGCCCACCCCAGCAGCGCCTCTTCTACCGAGGGAAGCAG ATGGAAGATGGCCAAACACTGTTTGATTATAACGTGGGTCTCAATGACATCGTCCAGCTGCTGATTCGCTCACAGACAGACTCTCCAGACAGCCCCGCCGCCAAGGACTCCTCTGGTGTTCCCTGTAGTTCAGCTCCCCCCCCTGACTTCAGGTCAGAAAGCCACAGTTCCCCAGCTCCGGCCTCCCCCGCTGCTATGGAAACCTCCACAAATATAGACAATGACAGCAGCAGTGTCACTACCAGCACTGTTAAAGAAACCAAGCCGGACACCAGCGCTACCAGTAACTCAGCCAGTACCAAAAATGGGTTCAAGTCCTCCAGTCCGGCGCGGGACACCCAGCCCCCCACATCCAGCAGAAACACACTAGCTGACCCAGGAGTTGGTGTGTACAAG ATTAACGAGTTGGTGGACTGCAGAGACGTCAGCATTGGTGCCTGGTTTGAGGCCTGCATCGAAAATGTGACACGCGCTCCCAAAGGACAGATAACGCCCACCAAGGGCAAGGTGGGCCGGCCCCCAAAAAGGACTAATGGAAAGCTGGAGGCCGAGCAGGGACAGGCCCTCGGCCAGGGCCAAACCACAGACAGTAACAGGAATAATGTTGTGTTAAGCTCTGAGAGTAATGGAGCCTCCACCTCTCAGACAGActctacagcagctacagagactaaggagagagaagaggatgTAATTTACCACATTAAATATGACGA TTACCCAGAAAACGGTGTGGTGGAGATAAGACCAGTGGATGTGCGGCCACGTGCCAGGACCCTGCTGCGGTGGGACCAGCTCCAGGTGGGCATGCATGTGATGGTCAACTACAATATGGAGACACCAGATGAGAGGGGTTTCTGGTTCGATGCAGAGATCCAGACCATCAACCAAACCTCCCGCACCAACAAGGAGCTCCGAGTCAAGATCCTCCTGGG GGGTCCTGGAGATATAATAGGGGATTGTAAAGTTCACTTTCTGGATGAAATCTACCAGGTGGAGAAACCAGGAGCTCGTGCACTCTCAGCTGCAGATGGACAATTTAAAC GGAAAAGCGGGCCGGAGTGTAAGCACTGCAAGGCTGACCCTGACGCCGAGTGTCGCTTCTgctcctgctgtgtgtgtggtgggaaGCAGGATGCTCACATGCAACTGCTGTGTGATGAGTGTAACATGGCGTTCCACATCTACTGCCTCAACCCGCCGCTGGCCACCATCCCGGATGACGAGGACTG GTACTGTCCCACCTGTAAGAACGACACCAGTGAGGTTGTTAAGGCAGGAGAGAAGCTCAAAGCCAGCAAGAAGAAAGCCAAGATGCCTTCGGCAACAACTGAGAGCCAAAGGGACTGGGGAAAG GGTATGGCCTGTGTGGGGCGTACCAAAGAGTGCACAATTGTTCCTTCGAACCACTATGGACCCATACCTGGTATTCCTGTTGGAACCACCTGGAAATTCAGAGTTCAG GTGAGTGAGGCAGGTGTTCACAGGCCGCATGTCGGTGGTATCCACGGGCGCAGTAACGATGGCTCCTATTCGCTGGTGTTGGCTGGGGGCTTTGAGGATGAAGTG GACCGGGGAGATGAATTCACCTACACAGGCAGCGGGGGTCGTGACCTCTCGGGGAACAAACGGATTGGAGAACACTCTTTTGACCAGACGCTGACACACATGAACAG GGCGTTGGCCTTAAACTGCGATGCACCTCTGAATGACAAAGACGGGGCTGAGTCGAGGAACTGGCGGGCAGGAAAGCCAGTCAGAGTGGTGCGCAGCTCCAAAGGTCGACGCATCAGCAAATACGCTCCTGAGGAGGGAAACCGCTACGATGGTATTTATAAG GTGGTAAAGTACTGGCCAGAGATTGGAAAGTGTGGTTACCTGGTTTGGCGGTACCTGCTGAGACGGGACGATTTGGAACCAGCACCATGGACACCTGAAGGACTGGAGAGGATCCAAAAACTGGGGCTTGCTGTTCAG TACCCACCAGGCTACTTGGCTGCCATGGCTAACAAAACAAAGAAGGAGGCCTGCGCCAGACCAGGCCGCGGCGGCCGGAGTAAGCACTATCCTGGGAGGGGGAGGCCGCGGAGACAACGCAAGatcaaagagaaagaggagaatgacgaggaagaggaggacgaacAGCAGATGGCCAGTgtggaggatgaagaggagccACAGAGTAATGGAGAGCAGAAGACAACCAGAGATAGTG AGTCATCACCACCGGCGGAGCCGCCTTCTAAACGGGTGAAGATAGAGGAGACCTTCcatctgtcagagcagcagcagcagttgatCCGAGAGGACACGGCCAACAAGAAACTCTGGGATGAAGCCATGGAAAACCTTAAAGAGGGACCG aatttcctgcgcaaaatggaGCAGAtcttcatgtgtgtgtgctgccagGAGCTGGCCTTCCAACCCATCACCACCGTCTGCTCACACAATGTCTGCAAG ACTTGTCTGCAGCGGTCGTTCCGGGCAAAGGTGTACACCTGCCCCGCCTGCCGTCACGACTTGGGGAAAGATTACGTCATGACCCAAAACGTGACGCTTCAGATGCTGCTCGACCAGTTCTTTCCCGGCTACAGCAAGGGCCGATGA
- the LOC123981441 gene encoding E3 ubiquitin-protein ligase UHRF2-like isoform X3 — protein sequence MWIQVRTIDGKETRTVEDLSRLTKIESLRLKIQDIFNVSPPQQRLFYRGKQMEDGQTLFDYNVGLNDIVQLLIRSQTDSPDSPAAKDSSGVPCSSAPPPDFRSESHSSPAPASPAAMETSTNIDNDSSSVTTSTVKETKPDTSATSNSASTKNGFKSSSPARDTQPPTSSRNTLADPGVGVYKINELVDCRDVSIGAWFEACIENVTRAPKGQITPTKGKVGRPPKRTNGKLEAEQGQALGQGQTTDSNRNNVVLSSESNGASTSQTDSTAATETKEREEDVIYHIKYDDYPENGVVEIRPVDVRPRARTLLRWDQLQVGMHVMVNYNMETPDERGFWFDAEIQTINQTSRTNKELRVKILLGGPGDIIGDCKVHFLDEIYQVEKPGARALSAADGQFKRKSGPECKHCKADPDAECRFCSCCVCGGKQDAHMQLLCDECNMAFHIYCLNPPLATIPDDEDWYCPTCKNDTSEVVKAGEKLKASKKKAKMPSATTESQRDWGKGMACVGRTKECTIVPSNHYGPIPGIPVGTTWKFRVQVSEAGVHRPHVGGIHGRSNDGSYSLVLAGGFEDEVDRGDEFTYTGSGGRDLSGNKRIGEHSFDQTLTHMNRALALNCDAPLNDKDGAESRNWRAGKPVRVVRSSKGRRISKYAPEEGNRYDGIYKVVKYWPEIGKCGYLVWRYLLRRDDLEPAPWTPEGLERIQKLGLAVQYPPGYLAAMANKTKKEACARPGRGGRSKHYPGRGRPRRQRKIKEKEENDEEEEDEQQMASVEDEEEPQSNGEQKTTRDSESSPPAEPPSKRVKIEETFHLSEQQQQLIREDTANKKLWDEAMENLKEGPEEKGLWRNIRNAPFCLCLLEPSCLIDSSWQAATVPKGNKRQLSSCS from the exons ATGTGGATCCAGGTTCGTACGATAGACGGGAAGGAGACGCGAACCGTGGAGGATCTTTCTAGATTGACCAAAATTGAGTCTTTACGGTTGAAAATACAGGACATCTTCAATGTAAGCCCACCCCAGCAGCGCCTCTTCTACCGAGGGAAGCAG ATGGAAGATGGCCAAACACTGTTTGATTATAACGTGGGTCTCAATGACATCGTCCAGCTGCTGATTCGCTCACAGACAGACTCTCCAGACAGCCCCGCCGCCAAGGACTCCTCTGGTGTTCCCTGTAGTTCAGCTCCCCCCCCTGACTTCAGGTCAGAAAGCCACAGTTCCCCAGCTCCGGCCTCCCCCGCTGCTATGGAAACCTCCACAAATATAGACAATGACAGCAGCAGTGTCACTACCAGCACTGTTAAAGAAACCAAGCCGGACACCAGCGCTACCAGTAACTCAGCCAGTACCAAAAATGGGTTCAAGTCCTCCAGTCCGGCGCGGGACACCCAGCCCCCCACATCCAGCAGAAACACACTAGCTGACCCAGGAGTTGGTGTGTACAAG ATTAACGAGTTGGTGGACTGCAGAGACGTCAGCATTGGTGCCTGGTTTGAGGCCTGCATCGAAAATGTGACACGCGCTCCCAAAGGACAGATAACGCCCACCAAGGGCAAGGTGGGCCGGCCCCCAAAAAGGACTAATGGAAAGCTGGAGGCCGAGCAGGGACAGGCCCTCGGCCAGGGCCAAACCACAGACAGTAACAGGAATAATGTTGTGTTAAGCTCTGAGAGTAATGGAGCCTCCACCTCTCAGACAGActctacagcagctacagagactaaggagagagaagaggatgTAATTTACCACATTAAATATGACGA TTACCCAGAAAACGGTGTGGTGGAGATAAGACCAGTGGATGTGCGGCCACGTGCCAGGACCCTGCTGCGGTGGGACCAGCTCCAGGTGGGCATGCATGTGATGGTCAACTACAATATGGAGACACCAGATGAGAGGGGTTTCTGGTTCGATGCAGAGATCCAGACCATCAACCAAACCTCCCGCACCAACAAGGAGCTCCGAGTCAAGATCCTCCTGGG GGGTCCTGGAGATATAATAGGGGATTGTAAAGTTCACTTTCTGGATGAAATCTACCAGGTGGAGAAACCAGGAGCTCGTGCACTCTCAGCTGCAGATGGACAATTTAAAC GGAAAAGCGGGCCGGAGTGTAAGCACTGCAAGGCTGACCCTGACGCCGAGTGTCGCTTCTgctcctgctgtgtgtgtggtgggaaGCAGGATGCTCACATGCAACTGCTGTGTGATGAGTGTAACATGGCGTTCCACATCTACTGCCTCAACCCGCCGCTGGCCACCATCCCGGATGACGAGGACTG GTACTGTCCCACCTGTAAGAACGACACCAGTGAGGTTGTTAAGGCAGGAGAGAAGCTCAAAGCCAGCAAGAAGAAAGCCAAGATGCCTTCGGCAACAACTGAGAGCCAAAGGGACTGGGGAAAG GGTATGGCCTGTGTGGGGCGTACCAAAGAGTGCACAATTGTTCCTTCGAACCACTATGGACCCATACCTGGTATTCCTGTTGGAACCACCTGGAAATTCAGAGTTCAG GTGAGTGAGGCAGGTGTTCACAGGCCGCATGTCGGTGGTATCCACGGGCGCAGTAACGATGGCTCCTATTCGCTGGTGTTGGCTGGGGGCTTTGAGGATGAAGTG GACCGGGGAGATGAATTCACCTACACAGGCAGCGGGGGTCGTGACCTCTCGGGGAACAAACGGATTGGAGAACACTCTTTTGACCAGACGCTGACACACATGAACAG GGCGTTGGCCTTAAACTGCGATGCACCTCTGAATGACAAAGACGGGGCTGAGTCGAGGAACTGGCGGGCAGGAAAGCCAGTCAGAGTGGTGCGCAGCTCCAAAGGTCGACGCATCAGCAAATACGCTCCTGAGGAGGGAAACCGCTACGATGGTATTTATAAG GTGGTAAAGTACTGGCCAGAGATTGGAAAGTGTGGTTACCTGGTTTGGCGGTACCTGCTGAGACGGGACGATTTGGAACCAGCACCATGGACACCTGAAGGACTGGAGAGGATCCAAAAACTGGGGCTTGCTGTTCAG TACCCACCAGGCTACTTGGCTGCCATGGCTAACAAAACAAAGAAGGAGGCCTGCGCCAGACCAGGCCGCGGCGGCCGGAGTAAGCACTATCCTGGGAGGGGGAGGCCGCGGAGACAACGCAAGatcaaagagaaagaggagaatgacgaggaagaggaggacgaacAGCAGATGGCCAGTgtggaggatgaagaggagccACAGAGTAATGGAGAGCAGAAGACAACCAGAGATAGTG AGTCATCACCACCGGCGGAGCCGCCTTCTAAACGGGTGAAGATAGAGGAGACCTTCcatctgtcagagcagcagcagcagttgatCCGAGAGGACACGGCCAACAAGAAACTCTGGGATGAAGCCATGGAAAACCTTAAAGAGGGACCG GAAGAAAAGGGTCTTTGGAGAAATATCAGAAATGCTCCTTTTTGTCTCTGCCTGCTGGAGCCATcttgtttgattgacagcagctgGCAGGCTGCCACAGTGCCGAAAGGGAACAAGAGACAGCTAAGTAGCTGTAGCTAA